A genomic stretch from Thauera sp. GDN1 includes:
- the ccoS gene encoding cbb3-type cytochrome oxidase assembly protein CcoS, whose product MESLYLLIPISIVLVFVIGVLFWWSLRSGQYDDLEGPAYRLLMDDRDEPPAVRAENEGGAGPEERSPKR is encoded by the coding sequence ATGGAAAGCCTGTATCTGCTGATCCCGATCTCGATCGTGCTGGTGTTCGTGATCGGCGTGCTGTTCTGGTGGTCGCTGCGCAGCGGGCAGTACGACGACCTCGAAGGTCCGGCCTACCGCCTGTTGATGGACGACCGCGACGAACCACCGGCGGTGCGTGCGGAGAACGAGGGCGGTGCGGGACCGGAAGAGCGCTCGCCGAAGAGGTGA